One segment of Penaeus vannamei isolate JL-2024 chromosome 3, ASM4276789v1, whole genome shotgun sequence DNA contains the following:
- the LOC113829101 gene encoding transcription factor p65 isoform X1, translating to MADPMFVAQRTSSNQLSLHISDVIDIIGQDDPDYAASAISVYGGVQMGGGGGGGGAASEANFSTISSASRPDPDLESKRKAYVRIIEQPQAKALRFRYICEGRSAGSIPGVRSTTENKTYPAIQVVGYKGPAVVVVSCVTVDPPYRPHPHNLVGKEGCKKGVCTMTINNDSMQCVFSNLGIQCVKKRDVEDALKLREEIRVDPFQTGFSHRNQPQSIDLNALRLCFQVFLEGSEKGKFTFPLKPQVSDPIYDKKATSDLIICKLSDCTSSVAGGKEIILLCDKVTKEDIHVRFYEVKDGMIEWEAFGDFQASDVHKQVAISFKTPRYKTLEIENPIKVYVQLLRPSDKSTSEPRPFQYLPLDSGRPFTSFKRLKNNYGLFQRILGLDSPLAASTTIEDSLRHKTPQSPRSGFLDSITLEETKPTPPAYAKVPSPPAAQPQPRPPPSASPPPLAQPKTPTPPSLSPPMAGAFPSPGQSIDDIKQRLTATLDRRRAGATSPKANVAQPRPSPFWSDDASVYSDPDMLDDVLSQGSVNDLLSAVGDGFAVYEDITGISDSANNNPLSGDAVYGDASYASCYSNLEFVMGQARTAATPGTTTGGSNKVEETPPSLPPKKNPRGSTIQPDDDFGEYGTPSSQPIHPNKAALLLERGFRLGNITSVNNTNQSSAGNHSVDNALYYDPGGSLQAPLGSASECDELDDMWDETSNQPQERTCEQLPRTVLDLFV from the exons ATGGCTGACCCAATGTTTGTTGCCCAGCGTACTTCCTCCAACCAGCTTTCTCTCCATATTAGTGATGTCA TTGATATTATTGGCCAAGATGACCCTGATTATGCAGCATCGGCCATTTCTGTGTATGGAGGGGtacagatgggaggaggaggaggaggaggaggggctgcaAGTGAAGCAAACTTTTCTACCATTTCTTCTGCCAGTAGACCTGACCCCGATCTGGAGAGCAAACGTAAAGCCTAT GTACGTATTATAGAACAGCCCCAGGCTAAGGCCCTTCGTTTTCGTTATATTTGTGAAGGACGTTCAGCTGGATCAATACCAGGAGTTCGAAGTACAACTGAAAATAAAACTTACCCAGCTATTCAG gtGGTAGGATACAAAGGACctgctgtggtggtggtgtcCTGTGTCACTGTTGACCCACCTTACCGACCCCACCCACACAActtggtggggaaggaaggatgcaAAAAAGGCGTGTGTACAATGACCATTAACAATGACTCCATGCAGTGTGTCTTTAGCAACTTGGGAATCCAATGTGTCAAAAAACGTGATGTTGAAGATGCCCTCAAGTTACGAGAGGAGATTAGAGTGGACCCTTTCCAGA CCGGGTTTTCTCATCGTAACCAGCCACAGAGTATTGATCTTAATGCTCTGAGATTGTGTTTTCAAGTATTCCTCGAGGGATCAGAAAAGGGGAAATTTACTTTCCCGTTAAAACCACAGGTTTCAGATCCAATTTATGACAAAA AGGCCACATCAGATCTGATTATCTGCAAGCTCAGTGACTGCACAAGCAGTGTGGCTGGTGGCAAAGAGATTATTCTCCTCTGTGATAAAGTAACTAAAG AGGACATTCATGTCCGTTTCTATGAGGTCAAAGATGGAATGATAGAATGGGAAGCCTTCGGTGATTTCCAAGCTTCTGATGTCCACAAGCAAGTGGCCATTTCGTTTAAAACTCCCAGATATAAAACTCTTGAG ATAGAGAACCCCATAAAGGTGTACGTGCAGCTGTTGCGACCATCAGACAAGAGTACCAGTGAGCCACGGCCATTCCAGTATTTGCCTCTAGACTCAGGTAGGCCTTTCACATCATTTAAGAGGCTAAAGAACAATTATGGGTTATTCCAACGTATTCTTGGCCTGGACTCACCTTTGGCAGCTTCTACAACAATAGAAGACAGTCTTCGTCACAAGACACCTCAGTCTCCCAGATCAGGTTTTCTTGACAGTATTACACTGGAGGAAACAAAACCAACACCACCAGCATATGCCAAAGTACCTTCACCTCCTGCAGCACAACCACAGCCCCGTCCACCCCCTTCAGCCTCACCCCCGCCACTGGCTCAGCCGAAGACTCCTACTCCCCCATCACTCTCTCCTCCAATGGCAGGAGCTTTCCCATCACCAGGACAGAGTATTGATGACATCAAGCAGAGACTCACAGCTACCCTAGACAGGAGGAGAGCAGGTGCTACATCACCCAAAGCAAATGTTGCCCAGCCTAGACCCTCACCCTTCTGGTCAGATGATGCTAGTGTGTATTCAGATCCAGACATGTTGGATGATGTCCTCAGTCAGGGTAGTGTGAATGACCTCCTATCTGCAGTAGGGGATGGTTTTGCAGTTTATGAAGACATAACAGGCATATCTGATTCTGCAAACAACAATCCGCTGAGTGGAGATGCGGTTTATGGAGATGCATCTTATGCATCGTGCTATTCAAATCTCGAGTTTGTGATGGGTCAGGCTAGAACTGCAGCCACTCCAGGAACAACCACGGGAGGAAGTAATAAAGTAGAAGAAACACCTCCATCTTTACCCCCTAAGAAAAATCCAAGAGGTTCTACTATACAACCAGATGATGACTTTGGAGAGTATGGTACACCCTCCAGTCAACCCATACACCCAAATAAAGCTGCTTTGTTATTAGAAAGAGGTTTCCGTCTGGGTAATATCACCAGTGTGAATAATACAAATCAGAGTTCTGCTGGTAATCATAGCGTAGATAATGCTTTATATTATGATCCAGGTGGGAGCCTTCAAGCGCCTCTAGGATCAGCTTCAGAATGTGATGAACTAGATGACATGTGGGATGAAACGTCAAATCAGCCTCAGGAACGCACTTGTGAACAGTTGCCACGCACCGTCCTTGATTTATTTGTATAA